The proteins below are encoded in one region of Thermococcus peptonophilus:
- the pyrE gene encoding orotate phosphoribosyltransferase: MKNSKDELIRLFFDEEAILFGRFILTSGKKSDYYINVKKLSTKPHALKLIAKLMAEEAQKRGIAFDRVAGPELGAIPIATALALETEKPLVIVRKKPKGHGTGSQLEGEVKAGDKVLLVEDVTTTGGSVLKAAEVLEREGAEIAAVMVVVDREEGAEEAIGAKYTFLPLVRVSELFARREEPQKE; encoded by the coding sequence ATGAAGAACTCAAAAGACGAACTGATACGGCTCTTTTTTGACGAAGAGGCGATACTATTCGGCCGCTTCATACTGACGTCGGGGAAGAAGAGCGACTACTACATAAACGTCAAGAAGCTCAGCACCAAACCTCATGCGCTCAAGCTCATAGCAAAGCTCATGGCAGAGGAAGCTCAGAAAAGAGGGATAGCCTTTGATAGGGTCGCCGGGCCAGAACTCGGGGCCATCCCGATAGCCACCGCCCTTGCATTGGAAACGGAAAAACCGCTCGTAATCGTCAGGAAAAAACCAAAGGGGCACGGAACTGGAAGCCAGCTTGAGGGTGAGGTTAAAGCGGGTGATAAAGTTCTCCTTGTCGAAGACGTCACTACGACGGGTGGAAGCGTCTTGAAGGCTGCGGAAGTTCTCGAAAGGGAAGGTGCAGAAATAGCGGCCGTAATGGTTGTCGTTGACAGAGAAGAAGGAGCCGAGGAGGCCATAGGCGCAAAATACACTTTCCTCCCACTGGTCAGGGTCTCAGAGCTTTTTGCCAGAAGGGAAGAGCCTCAGAAAGAGTGA